The Candidatus Obscuribacter sp. DNA segment CATTTGGTGAAGGGAATAATCGTCGAACAGCAAATGGCGATAGGAGTTCTGGAAAGTCTGGTAGTCGAGATGGACAGGCGTTATCATCTCTTTCGGCAGACAAAAGTAAAAGACCTCGCTTCCTATAATTTGAAAGTAAGTCAGTCCGAACAGTTGCCGGCTCTCTTTCTTGTACATGATGAGTTTGCTGAGTGGATGCTCATTGAAGAGTACAAAGCTGCGGTATCGACGGCGGTGCAGAGGCTAGGTGTCAAAGCCCGGGCCGCCGGTATTTATCTCATATTTGCGGCTCAACGTCCCGATGCAAATGTGCTACCGATACAGCTTAGGGATAATCTCGGAAATAGGCTTATTTTAAGAGTAGAGAGT contains these protein-coding regions:
- a CDS encoding DNA translocase FtsK — protein: HLVKGIIVEQQMAIGVLESLVVEMDRRYHLFRQTKVKDLASYNLKVSQSEQLPALFLVHDEFAEWMLIEEYKAAVSTAVQRLGVKARAAGIYLIFAAQRPDANVLPIQLRDNLGNRLILRVESVGTSEITLGMKGAERLLGKGHLAARLMGESDVIFAQVPFLQESEIEELVSSFASRE